In a genomic window of Hyphomonas sp.:
- a CDS encoding Tex family protein encodes MPAVKLSDTPAVFPLAQIIARDLGVRPAQVEATIALIEEGATIPFIARYRKERTGGLDDTQLRKLAERHAYLTELQLRRETVLASISEQGKLTPALERAILAAETKVELEDLYRPFKPKRRTRATIAREQGLEPLAEKLLACAGDPERLATAFVDPGKDVGTAAAALEGARDILIERMAETPSLARHARETLWNAGELNSRLVKGKEADKFRDYADFAEPLEKMPSHRALAMLRGEKEGVLKVGVGIQARKAETPRDAISRICREFGVNASGSAGARWMQETAEKAWSTKLAKSGASDSLARLKARAEAEAIEVFSSNLKDLLLAAPAGKKTVMGIDPGIRTGCKIAIVDATGKLLETATIYPHAPRNDRAGAMKTLKDLAARHNVDLVGVGNGTAGRETDALVSDVAKAAPELKLASLMVSEAGASVYSASQLAADEFPDLDVSLRGAVSIARRLQDPLAELVKIEPKAIGVGQYQHDVDQGALARSLGAVVEDCVNAVGVDVNTASAPLLTHVSGLNATLAGNIVAFRDEHGPFKTRKQLKKVPRMGAKSFEQSAGFLRIVGGTDPLDGSAVHPESYPLVERIAKATGQPVTSLIGNKAVLSQINPADFADETFGIPTIRDVIAELEKPGRDPRPDFQTASFREGVDKITDLSAGMRLEGVVTNVTAFGAFVDIGVHQDGLIHISQLSDSFVESPRDVVKAGDIVNVRVLDVDVDQKRISLSMKSTSGNETNAPARSAPKTKGRTPTGQASARESSSPFDVLKSLKR; translated from the coding sequence CTCCAATTGCGCCGTGAAACGGTGCTCGCCTCCATTTCCGAACAGGGCAAGCTGACCCCGGCACTGGAGCGGGCCATCCTCGCGGCGGAGACAAAGGTTGAACTGGAAGACCTTTATCGTCCGTTCAAGCCGAAGCGGCGCACCCGGGCCACCATTGCCCGCGAACAGGGGTTGGAACCGCTCGCCGAGAAATTGCTCGCCTGTGCAGGCGACCCCGAACGCCTGGCAACCGCCTTTGTGGATCCTGGCAAGGACGTTGGGACAGCGGCGGCGGCGCTGGAGGGCGCACGGGACATCCTGATCGAGCGTATGGCAGAGACACCGAGCCTCGCCCGGCATGCCCGTGAAACACTCTGGAACGCAGGGGAACTGAATTCCCGGCTCGTGAAGGGAAAAGAAGCCGACAAATTCCGCGACTATGCCGATTTCGCAGAGCCCCTCGAAAAGATGCCGTCACACCGTGCCCTGGCCATGCTGCGCGGGGAGAAGGAAGGCGTGCTGAAGGTCGGTGTCGGCATTCAGGCACGCAAGGCGGAAACACCGCGCGACGCGATCTCCCGCATCTGCCGGGAGTTCGGGGTCAATGCCTCGGGCAGCGCCGGCGCCCGATGGATGCAGGAAACGGCAGAGAAGGCCTGGTCCACCAAACTCGCCAAATCCGGAGCATCGGATTCACTCGCCCGTTTGAAAGCACGCGCGGAAGCGGAAGCCATTGAGGTGTTTTCCAGCAATCTCAAGGATCTGTTACTTGCCGCTCCAGCCGGAAAGAAAACCGTGATGGGCATTGATCCGGGCATCCGGACCGGGTGCAAGATTGCGATTGTCGATGCCACCGGCAAACTTCTAGAGACCGCCACGATCTATCCTCACGCGCCTCGCAATGACCGCGCCGGCGCGATGAAAACCCTCAAGGATCTTGCTGCGCGCCACAATGTGGACCTTGTCGGGGTCGGGAACGGCACAGCGGGCCGCGAGACAGATGCTCTCGTCTCGGACGTGGCGAAGGCCGCCCCTGAACTCAAACTCGCCAGTCTCATGGTCTCGGAAGCCGGCGCCTCCGTCTATTCCGCTTCCCAACTGGCCGCAGACGAGTTTCCGGACCTGGATGTCAGTCTGCGCGGCGCCGTGTCGATCGCCCGGCGCCTGCAGGACCCGCTGGCGGAACTGGTCAAGATCGAGCCCAAGGCGATCGGGGTTGGCCAGTATCAGCATGATGTGGACCAGGGCGCGCTCGCCCGCTCCCTTGGTGCAGTCGTGGAAGACTGCGTGAATGCCGTCGGCGTGGACGTGAACACCGCTTCAGCCCCCCTGCTCACCCATGTGTCCGGCCTCAATGCGACGCTGGCGGGAAACATCGTGGCGTTTCGCGATGAACACGGTCCGTTCAAGACACGCAAGCAATTGAAAAAGGTGCCGCGCATGGGCGCCAAGAGTTTCGAGCAATCAGCCGGCTTCCTGCGCATCGTCGGGGGCACGGACCCGCTCGACGGATCAGCGGTCCACCCGGAATCCTATCCACTGGTCGAACGGATCGCGAAGGCGACCGGCCAGCCGGTGACATCATTGATCGGCAACAAGGCTGTGCTGTCGCAAATCAATCCTGCCGATTTCGCCGACGAAACCTTTGGCATACCGACCATTCGGGACGTCATCGCCGAACTGGAAAAACCCGGCCGGGACCCGAGGCCCGACTTCCAGACGGCCAGTTTCCGGGAGGGCGTCGACAAGATCACCGACCTGTCAGCCGGCATGCGCCTTGAAGGGGTCGTCACCAATGTCACCGCCTTTGGAGCATTCGTCGACATCGGTGTTCATCAGGACGGCCTGATCCACATCTCTCAGCTTTCCGATTCCTTCGTGGAAAGCCCGCGAGATGTCGTGAAAGCTGGCGACATCGTCAATGTGCGCGTGCTGGACGTGGATGTCGATCAGAAGCGCATCAGCCTCAGCATGAAGTCGACATCGGGAAATGAGACGAATGCCCCGGCGCGCTCCGCACCCAAGACGAAAGGTCGGACACCCACAGGCCAGGCCAGTGCCCGGGAGAGCAGCAGTCCATTCGACGTGCTGAAATCCCTGAAGCGCTGA